The following proteins are encoded in a genomic region of Pelorhabdus rhamnosifermentans:
- a CDS encoding methyl-accepting chemotaxis protein translates to MSNTNALEAFIQVAPYLPQLVSGKIGVVVSDRTKWLVSYSIPEIASQVVVGETIKSGSAVYKAMQAKQRVVVEVAKEVYGIPYIAISMPITDEQQHIIGAVAIHESLERKEILVHASNQLSNSATGLFASIQSILEQAEQLSNSSSSLKTLSANATQQVSTTDHILTVIQNIANQTNLLGLNAAIEAARVGEMGRGFSVVAEEVRKLAVSSAGSAGEINKILSSLTQSIQQISGEMEQVDTISTSQAAAIQKLTVHSQELSALSEQLSSLTAHLYDENKRG, encoded by the coding sequence ATGTCTAACACGAATGCACTCGAGGCCTTTATTCAAGTAGCACCCTATTTACCTCAACTCGTTAGTGGGAAAATAGGTGTAGTTGTTAGTGATAGGACAAAATGGTTAGTTTCATATTCCATTCCAGAAATAGCTTCACAAGTAGTTGTTGGCGAAACTATTAAATCAGGTTCAGCTGTTTATAAAGCCATGCAGGCAAAACAGCGTGTTGTTGTTGAAGTAGCTAAGGAAGTGTATGGTATTCCTTATATCGCAATCAGTATGCCAATTACGGATGAACAACAACATATTATTGGTGCTGTGGCAATTCATGAATCATTGGAAAGAAAAGAAATATTAGTTCACGCATCTAATCAATTGTCGAACTCTGCTACTGGATTATTTGCTTCGATTCAATCCATCCTAGAGCAGGCTGAACAGCTATCAAATTCAAGTAGCTCATTAAAAACCCTTTCTGCTAATGCCACGCAACAGGTAAGCACGACGGATCATATTCTTACAGTTATACAAAATATTGCCAATCAAACTAACTTACTTGGACTAAATGCAGCGATTGAAGCCGCTAGAGTCGGTGAGATGGGAAGAGGATTTAGTGTTGTTGCTGAAGAAGTACGGAAATTAGCTGTAAGTAGTGCCGGCTCGGCTGGTGAAATAAATAAAATTTTGTCCAGTTTAACTCAGTCTATTCAGCAGATTAGCGGAGAAATGGAACAAGTTGATACAATTAGTACGAGCCAAGCGGCTGCGATTCAAAAGCTAACTGTTCACAGTCAAGAATTATCGGCTCTTTCCGAACAGCTTAGTTCTTTAACCGCTCATTTATATGATGAAAATAAACGCGGCTG